One genomic region from Rhodospirillaceae bacterium encodes:
- a CDS encoding Rieske 2Fe-2S domain-containing protein, with protein sequence MNIVASGPARAGHAMPDRPAQQLPREAYTSPAWFARERRDLFGRSWTCAGAAADLAAPGAYATVAAGDFPLAVLRDACGTLRAFHNLCRHRGTELLEGAGRLDRSRIVCPYHRWTYGLDGALRAVPMQAQCFAGLDAAEFSLLPAAVGELGGLVFVHPDPGADFADWRGDLDRAVWPHRFERMSAGPEMTWEMNCNWKVFVENAIDGYHLAYLHRETLGGPRADRNVWDVHGRHLVWYSTETGRKTCLPETVAKAAGGGGAHVIEGAGSGEYGGVFLLFPNTIVTATPTELTVSRLEGVAADVTRLSARVWRRKSAAWPKWFDRDNVEDAPGYDPSSGVFRLSSLDRHPLETGDFHWEDVWVCEKMQRSLHSPMYRVGRLAAGAGAEAPLEVFQRNVLDYMAPATASTPPLPDAPPALEASGLQ encoded by the coding sequence ATGAATATTGTTGCCAGCGGTCCAGCCCGCGCCGGGCATGCGATGCCGGACCGGCCGGCCCAGCAATTGCCGCGCGAGGCCTACACGAGCCCGGCGTGGTTCGCGCGGGAGCGCCGCGACCTGTTCGGACGAAGCTGGACCTGTGCGGGGGCCGCCGCCGACCTTGCGGCGCCGGGCGCCTACGCGACGGTCGCGGCCGGGGACTTTCCGCTGGCCGTCCTGCGCGACGCGTGCGGGACGTTGCGCGCCTTTCACAATCTCTGCCGCCATCGCGGAACGGAACTGCTCGAAGGCGCCGGAAGGCTGGACCGGTCGCGCATCGTGTGCCCGTACCATCGGTGGACCTACGGCCTCGACGGCGCCCTGCGCGCCGTACCCATGCAGGCGCAGTGCTTCGCCGGCCTGGATGCCGCGGAATTTTCGCTCCTTCCCGCGGCGGTCGGCGAATTGGGCGGCCTCGTCTTCGTTCATCCCGATCCCGGCGCCGACTTTGCCGACTGGCGCGGCGACCTGGACCGGGCGGTCTGGCCGCACCGGTTCGAGCGGATGAGCGCCGGACCGGAGATGACCTGGGAGATGAACTGCAACTGGAAGGTGTTCGTCGAGAACGCCATCGACGGTTATCACCTCGCCTATCTGCACCGCGAAACCCTCGGCGGGCCCCGTGCCGACCGCAACGTCTGGGATGTCCACGGCCGCCATCTCGTCTGGTACTCGACCGAAACCGGCCGCAAGACCTGCCTGCCGGAGACGGTCGCCAAGGCTGCCGGCGGCGGGGGCGCGCACGTCATCGAAGGCGCCGGTTCAGGCGAGTATGGCGGTGTGTTTCTGCTGTTCCCGAACACGATCGTGACCGCGACGCCGACCGAATTGACCGTTTCCAGGCTGGAGGGCGTGGCGGCCGACGTCACCCGCTTGTCTGCGCGTGTCTGGCGGCGCAAGAGCGCGGCCTGGCCGAAATGGTTCGACCGGGACAATGTAGAGGACGCACCCGGCTACGACCCGTCCAGCGGAGTTTTCCGGCTCTCCAGCCTCGACCGCCATCCGCTGGAGACCGGCGACTTCCATTGGGAAGACGTGTGGGTCTGCGAGAAGATGCAGCGCTCGCTGCACTCGCCGATGTACCGGGTCGGCCGCCTGGCCGCCGGCGCGGGCGCCGAGGCGCCTCTGGAAGTCTTCCAGCGCAATGTCCTGGACTACATGGCTCCGGCGACGGCTTCCACGCCGCCTCTCCCCGATGCGCCGCCGGCGCTGGAGGCAAGTGGTCTTCAATAG
- a CDS encoding elongation factor G produces the protein MAGTTDPRCVALVGPYLSGKTTLLEAMLMAAGRIQRKGSVPAGNTVGDASPESREREMSTEINVANFDYLGDHWTVLDCPGSVEFQQDTRHALMVADIAVVVCEPSVDKAMMTAPVLKFLDDHEIPHCLFLNKIDHMAGTTVPEMMEALQGASDKPLVLRHVPIANGEAITGYVDLASERAYEYQAGSESKLIQVPSDMEDDGALARQEMLESLADFDDGLLEQLLEDAIPPKEEVYGYLTATLRSDSIVPVFIGSAQYDAGIRRLLKVLRHEAPGVASVRERLELGDWSGNGATVFKTLYMPHTGKLSIARVLDGEIKDGMSLNGNRVSGMNRLNGYDQEKVSRAGTGDVVALGRMEAVRTGETLVDGGGAPDTLWPPPAMSLFALAVEAEKREDEVKLTGAMGRMAEEDPSLILEHNQDTRELVLAGQGEIHLKVAIGRLKSKYNLTVAGRRPKVAYKETIKQPVSQHARHKKQSGGHGQFGDVHVDIKPLPRGAGFEFQDTIVGGRVPRQYIPAVEAGVKEYMSSGPLGFPVVDVSVTLTDGQYHSVDSSDQAFKTAGSLAMREGMPKARPVLLEPIYDVKISAPSHFTSNIQGLISGRRGQILGFDSKAGWNNWDEISAKLPQAELQDLIIELRSLTQGVGTFEYAFDYLQELTGRLADQVVQAYSEDAG, from the coding sequence ATGGCCGGAACCACCGACCCGAGATGCGTGGCGCTTGTCGGACCCTATCTGAGCGGCAAGACGACCCTTCTGGAAGCCATGCTGATGGCGGCCGGCCGGATCCAGCGCAAGGGGAGCGTGCCCGCGGGCAATACGGTCGGCGACGCCTCGCCGGAATCCCGCGAACGGGAAATGAGCACCGAGATCAACGTCGCGAATTTCGACTATCTCGGCGATCACTGGACCGTCCTGGACTGTCCCGGCTCGGTGGAATTCCAGCAGGACACGCGCCATGCGCTGATGGTCGCCGACATTGCCGTGGTGGTCTGCGAACCCTCGGTCGACAAGGCGATGATGACCGCGCCGGTCCTCAAATTCCTCGACGATCACGAGATTCCGCACTGCCTGTTCCTCAACAAGATCGACCATATGGCCGGGACCACCGTCCCGGAGATGATGGAGGCCCTGCAGGGCGCCTCGGACAAGCCGCTGGTGCTGCGCCATGTGCCGATCGCCAACGGCGAGGCGATCACCGGCTATGTCGATCTGGCGAGCGAACGGGCCTACGAATATCAGGCAGGCAGCGAATCGAAGCTGATCCAGGTCCCGTCCGACATGGAGGACGACGGCGCGCTGGCGCGGCAGGAAATGCTCGAATCCCTGGCGGATTTCGACGACGGCCTGCTGGAGCAGTTGCTTGAGGACGCCATTCCGCCCAAGGAAGAGGTCTATGGCTACCTGACCGCGACCCTGCGGTCGGACAGCATCGTGCCTGTGTTCATCGGCTCGGCCCAGTACGACGCCGGCATCCGGCGGCTGCTCAAGGTGCTGCGCCACGAGGCGCCCGGCGTGGCGTCGGTCCGCGAGCGGCTGGAACTGGGCGATTGGAGCGGCAACGGCGCAACCGTCTTCAAGACGCTCTACATGCCCCACACCGGCAAGCTCTCGATCGCCCGCGTCCTCGACGGCGAGATCAAGGACGGCATGAGCCTGAACGGCAACCGGGTCAGCGGCATGAACCGGCTGAACGGCTACGACCAGGAGAAGGTTTCCCGGGCCGGCACGGGCGACGTCGTCGCGCTCGGCCGGATGGAGGCCGTCAGGACAGGCGAGACCCTGGTCGATGGCGGCGGCGCGCCGGATACCCTGTGGCCGCCGCCGGCCATGTCGCTGTTCGCGCTCGCCGTCGAGGCGGAAAAACGCGAGGACGAGGTCAAGCTGACCGGCGCCATGGGCCGCATGGCGGAGGAAGACCCTTCGCTCATCCTCGAACACAACCAGGATACCCGCGAGCTGGTGCTGGCCGGCCAGGGCGAGATCCACCTCAAGGTCGCGATCGGCCGGCTCAAGAGCAAATACAATCTGACGGTGGCGGGCCGGCGGCCGAAGGTCGCCTACAAAGAAACCATCAAGCAGCCGGTCTCCCAGCACGCCCGGCACAAGAAGCAGTCGGGCGGTCACGGCCAGTTCGGCGACGTGCATGTGGATATCAAGCCGCTGCCCCGCGGCGCGGGCTTCGAGTTCCAGGATACGATCGTCGGCGGCCGGGTGCCGCGCCAGTATATTCCGGCGGTCGAGGCCGGCGTGAAGGAGTATATGTCGTCCGGGCCGCTCGGCTTTCCGGTGGTCGACGTTTCGGTGACGCTGACCGACGGCCAGTATCATTCGGTCGACAGTTCCGACCAGGCCTTCAAGACCGCCGGATCGCTCGCCATGCGCGAAGGGATGCCGAAGGCGCGGCCTGTCCTGCTCGAGCCGATCTACGACGTGAAGATTTCCGCGCCGTCCCACTTCACGTCGAACATCCAGGGCCTGATCAGCGGCCGGCGCGGCCAGATCCTCGGCTTCGATTCGAAGGCGGGCTGGAACAACTGGGACGAGATCAGCGCCAAGCTGCCCCAGGCCGAACTGCAGGACCTGATCATCGAGCTGCGCTCGCTGACCCAGGGCGTCGGCACCTTCGAATACGCCTTCGACTATCTCCAGGAACTGACCGGCCGCCTCGCCGACCAGGTCGTCCAGGCCTACAGCGAAGACGCGGGCTGA
- the dxs gene encoding 1-deoxy-D-xylulose-5-phosphate synthase translates to MSEKSKTPLLDTIKSPADLRKLDVKELRQFADELRTETVEAVSVTGGHLGAGLGVVELTTAIHYLFETPEDILIWDVGHQCYPHKILTERRDRIRTIRQGGGLYGFTKRTESVYDPFGAAHSSTSISAGLGFAVSGELQKKEGRHVIAVIGDGAMSAGMAYEAMNNAAVTGARLIVILNDNDMSIAPPVGGLSAYLSRLISSRSFRSVRQLTMMLAEKFPRQIERAAQRAEEYARGFLTGGTLFEELGLYYVGPIDGHNLDHLIPVLKNVRDDPQGGPILIHCVTKKGKGYEPAESSADRYHGVGKFDVVTGELYKPPSNAPNYTKVFANALIKEAEKDDRIVAITAAMPSGTGVDLFGKAFPDRTFDVGIAEQHAVTFAGGLAADGMKPFCAIYSTFLQRGYDQIVHDVAIQKLPVRFAMDRAGQVGADGQTHAGSFDVAYLGCLPGFVLMACSDESELVHMVATAVAIDDRPCGFRYPRGEGIGMEMPEEGVPLEIGKGRIVREGNAVAILSYGQRLQDSLAAADELAARGWSTTVADARFAKPLDEDLIRRLAGEHEVLITVEEGSIGGFGSFVGQFMSHDGLLDRGTLKFRPMVQADRFFDQDKPEKQVEAAGLSARHILHTALTALGADAGDVELTA, encoded by the coding sequence ATGTCCGAGAAAAGCAAGACGCCACTGCTCGACACGATCAAATCGCCCGCCGATCTGCGCAAGCTCGATGTCAAGGAGTTGCGCCAGTTCGCCGACGAATTGCGGACCGAAACGGTCGAGGCCGTATCCGTTACCGGAGGCCATCTCGGCGCCGGGCTCGGCGTCGTCGAGCTGACGACGGCGATCCACTATCTGTTCGAGACGCCGGAGGACATCCTGATCTGGGATGTCGGCCACCAGTGCTATCCCCACAAGATCCTCACCGAACGGCGCGACCGGATCCGCACGATCCGCCAGGGCGGCGGCCTCTACGGCTTTACCAAACGAACGGAAAGCGTCTACGACCCGTTCGGCGCCGCGCACAGCTCGACCTCGATTTCCGCCGGCCTGGGTTTCGCGGTGTCGGGCGAGCTTCAGAAAAAGGAGGGCCGCCACGTCATTGCAGTGATCGGCGACGGCGCCATGAGCGCCGGCATGGCCTATGAGGCGATGAACAACGCGGCGGTCACGGGCGCGCGCCTGATCGTCATTCTGAACGACAACGACATGTCGATCGCGCCGCCGGTGGGCGGGCTGTCGGCCTATCTCAGCCGGCTGATCTCCTCGCGCAGCTTCCGGTCGGTACGGCAACTCACGATGATGCTGGCCGAGAAGTTCCCGCGCCAGATCGAGCGCGCGGCCCAGCGGGCGGAGGAATATGCCCGCGGCTTCCTGACCGGCGGCACCCTGTTCGAGGAACTGGGCCTCTACTATGTCGGCCCGATCGACGGGCACAATCTGGACCACCTGATCCCGGTTCTGAAAAACGTCCGCGACGATCCGCAGGGCGGCCCGATCCTGATTCACTGCGTCACCAAGAAGGGCAAGGGCTACGAGCCGGCCGAGTCCTCCGCCGACCGGTATCACGGCGTCGGCAAGTTCGATGTCGTCACCGGCGAGCTTTACAAGCCGCCGTCGAACGCGCCGAACTACACCAAGGTCTTCGCCAACGCCCTGATCAAGGAGGCGGAGAAGGACGACAGGATCGTGGCCATCACGGCGGCCATGCCGTCGGGTACCGGGGTCGACCTGTTCGGCAAGGCGTTTCCGGACCGGACCTTCGACGTCGGCATCGCCGAACAGCATGCGGTGACCTTCGCCGGCGGCCTCGCCGCCGACGGCATGAAGCCGTTCTGCGCGATCTATTCGACCTTCCTCCAGCGCGGCTACGACCAGATCGTCCACGATGTGGCGATCCAGAAACTGCCGGTGCGCTTCGCCATGGACCGGGCCGGCCAGGTCGGCGCCGACGGGCAGACCCACGCGGGCTCGTTCGATGTCGCCTATCTCGGCTGCCTGCCCGGCTTCGTGCTGATGGCCTGCTCGGACGAATCCGAACTGGTCCACATGGTGGCGACCGCCGTCGCCATCGACGACCGGCCCTGCGGCTTCCGCTATCCGCGCGGCGAGGGCATCGGCATGGAGATGCCGGAGGAAGGCGTGCCCCTGGAGATTGGCAAGGGCCGGATCGTGCGCGAGGGCAATGCGGTCGCCATCCTGTCCTACGGCCAGCGGCTGCAGGATTCGCTGGCGGCGGCGGACGAGCTGGCGGCGCGCGGCTGGAGCACGACGGTGGCCGACGCGCGCTTCGCCAAGCCGCTGGACGAAGACCTGATCCGCCGCCTCGCCGGCGAGCACGAAGTGCTCATCACCGTCGAGGAGGGCTCGATCGGCGGCTTCGGCAGCTTCGTCGGCCAGTTCATGAGCCATGACGGCCTGCTCGACCGCGGCACGCTCAAATTCCGCCCGATGGTCCAGGCCGACCGCTTCTTCGACCAGGACAAGCCGGAGAAGCAGGTCGAAGCCGCCGGCCTCAGCGCGCGCCACATCCTGCACACCGCGCTCACCGCCCTCGGCGCGGACGCCGGGGATGTGGAGCTGACGGCGTAG
- a CDS encoding polyprenyl synthetase family protein translates to MTDDPRLTAAMTEIADRLEETLTALLPRGGGPEARVFQAMAYATLDGGKRLRPFLAVETARLFGVPDSRSLRAGAAIEFVHCYSLVHDDLPAMDDDDLRRGRPSNHVEFDEATAILAGDALQTLAFEVLADPATHPDGDVRAGLVAALADAAGARGMVGGQMFDIAAETAGGGLTLEQIVRLQRMKTGRLFDVSCQSGALLGGANEADRAALAAYTEALGLAFQIADDILDETGDAVEIGKQVGKDARAGKATFISILGLEAARERANILALQAVTALECFGERAGLLRDAAQFAVGRRT, encoded by the coding sequence ATGACCGACGACCCCCGGCTGACAGCGGCGATGACCGAAATCGCCGACCGGCTCGAAGAGACCCTGACGGCCCTGCTGCCCCGGGGCGGTGGGCCGGAAGCGCGGGTGTTCCAGGCCATGGCCTACGCCACCCTGGACGGCGGCAAGCGCCTTCGGCCCTTCCTGGCGGTCGAGACCGCCCGGCTGTTCGGCGTGCCGGACAGCCGCAGCCTGCGCGCCGGCGCGGCGATCGAATTCGTACACTGCTATTCCCTGGTCCATGACGACCTGCCGGCGATGGACGACGACGACCTGCGCCGCGGCCGGCCGTCGAACCATGTCGAATTTGACGAGGCGACGGCGATCCTGGCCGGCGACGCCCTGCAAACCCTGGCCTTCGAGGTGCTGGCCGATCCCGCGACCCATCCCGACGGCGACGTGCGGGCCGGCCTGGTCGCGGCGCTGGCCGATGCGGCCGGCGCCCGGGGCATGGTCGGCGGCCAGATGTTCGATATTGCCGCCGAGACGGCCGGCGGCGGCCTCACGCTGGAACAGATCGTCCGCCTGCAACGCATGAAGACCGGCCGCCTGTTCGACGTGTCCTGCCAGTCCGGCGCGCTCCTGGGCGGGGCGAACGAGGCGGACAGGGCTGCGCTGGCCGCCTATACCGAGGCGTTGGGGCTTGCCTTCCAGATCGCCGACGACATCCTGGACGAGACCGGCGATGCGGTCGAAATCGGCAAGCAGGTCGGCAAGGACGCCCGCGCCGGAAAAGCGACCTTCATTTCGATCCTGGGGCTTGAGGCCGCGCGGGAACGGGCCAATATTCTGGCGTTACAGGCTGTTACGGCGCTGGAATGCTTCGGAGAACGCGCCGGCCTTCTGCGGGATGCGGCGCAGTTTGCCGTAGGCCGGCGCACCTGA
- a CDS encoding exodeoxyribonuclease VII small subunit — protein MSDGRAPDIAALSFEDALAELEKIVRDLETGQAKLDDAIAAYERGAALKRHCEAKLRDAQAKVDRIVTGPDGQNRLEPAELD, from the coding sequence ATGTCCGACGGTCGGGCACCGGACATTGCCGCTCTCAGCTTTGAGGACGCGCTTGCCGAACTGGAGAAGATCGTCCGCGATCTGGAGACCGGGCAGGCGAAGCTGGACGATGCGATCGCCGCCTACGAACGCGGCGCAGCCCTGAAGAGGCATTGCGAGGCCAAACTGCGCGACGCCCAGGCAAAGGTTGACAGGATCGTGACCGGGCCGGACGGACAGAACCGGCTGGAACCCGCCGAACTGGACTGA
- a CDS encoding histone deacetylase family protein — MTTAIYAHPACQDHRPGRHHPERPSRIAAVLDGLEQAGIAGLEPRDAPGIDPALLELVHPSALVDHVLAPMGHDERRWIDGDTVMSAGSAEAALRAAGAVCDAIDSVMAGDVDNAFCAVRPPGHHAEPGRAMGFCLFNNVAVGALYARETYGLGRIAAVDFDVHHGNGTQAAFESDGDLFYASTHQWPLYPGTGAAGETGVGNICNVPLAPGSGSRAFRRAMSETVLPALEAFRPDMILLSAGFDAHNDDPLAGLEFRTEDYGWVTAQLVRIAEGLCGGRMVSALEGGYDLQALAESVVAHVGALAGADPA; from the coding sequence GTGACTACAGCCATTTACGCCCACCCGGCCTGCCAGGATCACCGGCCCGGCCGGCATCATCCCGAGCGGCCGTCGCGGATCGCCGCCGTGCTCGACGGCCTGGAGCAGGCGGGCATCGCCGGCCTCGAACCGCGCGACGCCCCGGGGATCGATCCCGCGCTGCTGGAACTGGTGCATCCGTCCGCGCTGGTCGACCATGTGCTGGCCCCGATGGGGCACGACGAGCGCCGCTGGATCGACGGCGATACGGTGATGAGCGCCGGCTCGGCGGAGGCGGCGCTGCGGGCCGCCGGGGCGGTTTGCGATGCCATCGATTCGGTGATGGCCGGCGACGTCGACAACGCCTTCTGCGCGGTGCGGCCGCCCGGCCATCATGCGGAACCGGGCCGGGCGATGGGTTTCTGCCTGTTCAACAATGTCGCCGTCGGCGCCCTCTACGCCCGCGAGACATACGGGCTGGGGCGCATTGCGGCGGTCGATTTCGATGTCCATCACGGTAACGGAACGCAGGCCGCCTTCGAATCCGACGGCGACCTGTTCTATGCCTCGACCCATCAATGGCCGCTCTACCCCGGCACCGGCGCGGCCGGCGAGACCGGGGTCGGCAACATCTGCAACGTTCCGTTGGCGCCGGGCAGCGGTTCGCGCGCATTCCGGCGCGCGATGTCGGAGACCGTTCTTCCGGCGCTGGAAGCGTTTCGGCCGGACATGATCCTGCTCAGCGCCGGTTTCGACGCCCACAACGACGATCCGCTGGCCGGGCTGGAATTCCGCACCGAAGACTATGGCTGGGTGACGGCGCAGCTCGTCCGGATCGCCGAAGGGTTGTGCGGCGGCCGGATGGTCTCGGCGCTGGAAGGCGGCTACGACCTGCAGGCGCTGGCCGAAAGCGTGGTTGCCCATGTCGGGGCGCTGGCCGGCGCCGACCCGGCCTGA
- a CDS encoding efflux RND transporter periplasmic adaptor subunit: MFVGVDQVRKGPLTRTEPVIGRIVATRKGVVAARVSGAVVSIDVAVGQHVKKGRILARQDIRTAEARLAFETAELKLAERELERFEALRSNKSAAFARSRYDLAVHRLARARANVRLARLAIEKAVVTAPYDGVVVRKATELGAYLKDGSAVVELVNDTEVEIEADVPADRLSGLRPGRVVSFSARAGGVPLRARVRALLPMQNALTRTQAVRFKPLGNSPAVHYSINQAVTVDVPIGATRTVVSVHKDAIVNRGATRLVFLVKGGRAVPRPVRLGEAIGSRFVVRAGLAPGDIAVVRGNERLRPGQPVRHRPLLGAAAQRRTGDSDTPERKPAH; encoded by the coding sequence ATGTTCGTCGGCGTCGATCAGGTCCGCAAGGGGCCGCTGACCCGCACCGAGCCGGTGATCGGGCGCATCGTGGCCACCCGCAAGGGCGTGGTCGCCGCCCGGGTTTCCGGCGCCGTCGTTTCAATCGATGTCGCGGTCGGCCAGCATGTGAAGAAAGGCCGGATCCTCGCACGGCAGGACATCCGAACGGCGGAGGCGCGCCTGGCCTTCGAGACCGCCGAACTGAAGCTGGCGGAGCGGGAACTTGAGCGCTTCGAGGCGCTGCGCAGCAACAAGTCCGCCGCCTTCGCCCGGTCGCGCTACGATCTGGCGGTGCACCGCCTGGCCCGCGCCCGCGCCAATGTCCGACTCGCCCGGCTCGCGATCGAAAAGGCGGTGGTGACGGCGCCCTATGACGGCGTCGTCGTGCGCAAGGCGACCGAACTGGGCGCCTATCTCAAGGACGGATCCGCCGTCGTCGAACTGGTCAACGATACTGAAGTCGAGATCGAGGCTGACGTTCCGGCCGATCGCCTGAGCGGCCTGCGCCCCGGCAGGGTCGTCTCCTTCTCGGCGCGCGCCGGCGGCGTGCCCCTCAGGGCGCGGGTGCGCGCCTTGCTGCCGATGCAGAACGCCCTGACCCGGACCCAGGCGGTGCGGTTCAAGCCGCTCGGCAATTCTCCGGCCGTCCATTACTCCATCAACCAGGCGGTCACCGTGGACGTGCCGATCGGCGCCACGCGCACCGTGGTTTCGGTCCACAAGGACGCGATCGTGAACCGCGGCGCGACCCGCCTGGTCTTCCTGGTGAAGGGCGGCCGCGCCGTGCCGCGCCCGGTCAGGCTCGGCGAGGCGATCGGGTCGCGGTTTGTCGTGCGCGCCGGTCTGGCGCCCGGCGACATCGCCGTCGTCCGCGGCAACGAACGGCTGCGGCCGGGCCAGCCGGTGCGGCACCGTCCGCTGCTCGGCGCCGCGGCGCAGCGCCGGACCGGCGACTCCGACACTCCGGAACGGAAACCGGCGCACTGA